ctttcactatgcatccttacctctttcactgtggcgtactacctcacagtagaaagggaatgagggaggttaatcagcaccactatttgaggtcttttcccactattgacgggatgttcagcagcgccggcgatccgacccccacgacccctacagggctcggtaaccctctacaggagcagccatgctgtcaaccatccctcaaggacgagatagaccagcttcaacagggtcgggactgtggctttaccattcaacagaagaaatctactcatgtaaatacctgtcttcccctgaggctataaaaggggagccagggttcacaactaAGGACAGGTTCAGAAGGATCTCACACACCACCGCCacactctttcacagagcagCGATCACCGCTCTGTCCACCactaagccgagacctgggacttagccctctctcgcaaccagcttgtaccccctactacaagcacttttgggtgcaaggttatacagaatccacaaccacactggacgtagggcattcttggcccgaaccagtataaaccctctgtgtctcacttgcatcaccatccaagctcgggtaatcacgcagacttatactcgttagtgcctagaccacgagtctagacaccGACAACTTATAAACCAAATTTCCTCCAAAACTCcgaaaatagaaaataatagAGTTACAAATACCTCAGTTTTTGGTTCCTAGATAATCTTGCTTCCTCGGTATTTGAGTTCGACCCCAACCCACATGTATAGCTTTTCTAATTTTTTACGTCCAACTCATTGGCACCGTAACATGCTTTGCACGAGAATAGTAAATAGattaatttttaaaaaaatatggatgCACCGCCGCTTGCGGCGGATTGTTtggaaaaaaataatacatatcaagatgcatgcatgcaactaataaatagattaattggaaaaaggaaaatatgaatgcatgcatgcaactatAATAAATAAACTAATTTAGAAAAATAGAATAATACGAAAGAACATCAGTACGAATACATGCGAGTGTATGTATTacaattaaaaagaaaataataaaatttgaGTATAcatgattttatttattatgacaAACAAGGAAGAAAAAGATAGCAAACATCTTACATTATAGTAGAATGAACAACAACTCTAACCTGGAGTGAAAATAAAATCAACGAACGTCCAACAATACAAACACGTGCGTGTCGCAcgtgcatatttgctagtataaGAAAAAACATCACAAAACATAATGTAGAATATTATTTTACatcgcaagtcaaaactgagcagaaaaaatattattgTGAGCAGAAAAAATTTATCGCAAGTCAAAACATAATGCATTTTGTTCAGTACAACAgttcggtgtagaatagtattctagcaTGTGAAGATATAAAAAACATTATAGAGcatcataaaaaaaatcataaaacatcacatatatactacATGAACATAAAAAAAACATCGAAGGGCATGACATCATGTACCAGTCAACATCACATCAGTTCTGTATAATCATAGCATCTCATagaatatagaaaataaaaaataaacctaaaataattaagtaaggtaaaatagaaaaaatagtttttttaaaaaaaacacatgAAACTAAAAGAAACAGAAATAGAAAAATAAttgaagaaagaaaataaaaaaatgaataaGAACATAAaagcaaagaaaagaaaacgtaAATAAAGGAAACATAAAAatgaaaagaataataaaaaattataaaacaagaGGTAAACATACATAAAAAATATagcatgaaaataaaaataaaaagaaaaaagaaaagaaaagaaaaaaagaaaggaaagaaagaaaagaagaaaggaaagaaaagaagaaaacataCGTTTGTACCTACGTGACGCTTAGCGGGCAGCCCATGCTCgctcgtgcatgcatgcatgtggacCACGCGTGGACCTACCTCGCTGCGCAACGCGTAGGAATATTGCGCGGGAAGATCGCGCGGGAAGCCATTCGGCCCATGATTTCTATCCGGCCGTTCGGACCGAAAGAATCCCGGGCTTGCCTTCATGAGTTCTCAAAGTTTTTGAGTTTTGGGAActgtcttttttttatttcataggctaactagatttaaaaaatttatctcacaatttatagataaactatataattagtttttttttgtttatatttattgtttcatgtatgtgttgcaagattcgatgtaatggagaatcttcaaaagtttttggtttttagggtgcaCTAAaaccttgtttacttgcaaaaaattttacaaaatatgaatagtaacacttttgtttgtatttgacagatATTGTTCAATCAAAGTCTAattagctcaaaagattcgtctcacaaattacatgcaaactgtgtaattagttttctttttaacttatatttaatgctccatgcatgtgccgcaagattcgatgtaatggagaatctgaaacattttgcaaaatatttggagaagtttgtttagatccaaaaaggttttggattttaacattgtagcattttcatttttatttaacaaacgctgtccaatcatagaataactaggcttaaaagattcgtctcgcgacttacaggtaaactatgcaattagtttttgtttttatttatatttaatgctctatgtatgtgccgcaaaattcgatatgacgggaaatcctgaaaagttttttttagggtgaactaaacaaagcctaaagaaGGTCTTCtcgatccaaaaagttttcactcGTCACATCGAACTTTTGgatgtatgcatagagtattaaatatagataataaaataaattaaaattacacagtttagttggaaAACCacaaaacgaatcttttaagtctagttagttcatgattagattttaagtgctatagtaacctacatatgctaatgatatattaattaggcttaataaattcatctCGCAGTTTCTatacgagttatgtaattagtcTTATTTTTTTGAAATAATACAGCAGAACTTTATTCATTCAAGATAGTTACATCATTCATCAAAGAATTTAATGTAAAGCTAGGAGGTTCATCGACCCAAGTACAATTTTGCTTACATTGTCGAGCTGTTTTAGCTAAATTATATTCGAACACCCCTTCCGACATTCTACGGAACatcgatgtgacacctaaaatttttttccCTCTccaactaaggccctgtttagtttcccacctaaAAAATTTCCATCCATCTCAtccaatctttggacacatgcatggaacattaaatgtagataaaaaatatagtaattatacagtttggttgaaaatcgcgagacgaatcttttaagcctagttagtctatgattagccttaagtgctacagtgacCCACATGtgttaatgacagattaattatgcttaatagatttgcctTGCAATTtctagacgagctatgtaatttgttttttattagtttctaaaacccttcccgacattcttccgacacatctgatgtgatatccaaaaaattttcatctccaatctaaatagggcctaaacaaggcctcagtgggCTAATCAGATGTGTCTATTGTTGGGCCGACATAGAGCCTAGTAACTTCTTCTAAGGCCTGCGCGTTACTAAGGCCCCGTTTGGTTTGCCATGTTAAAGTTTACCGctcgtcatatcgaatgtttggacacatgcataaaatattaaatataaactatttataaaactaaaaacacaggtaCAGACTAATTTGagagacaaatattttaagactaattgtcaaataagacgAAACTACTACAATacatattaaactttaacatctcaaaccaaacacccctaACATGAAATCACAGCTGCTAACGTTCACGTATTTTGCTGAAATTtgacttaggctttgtttagatgtgaaaattttttagatttcactagtgtagcactttcatttgtttgtgacaaatattgttcaatcatagactaactaggatcaaaagattcgtctcacgatttacaggcaaactgtgtaattagtttttgtttttgtctatatttaatgattcatgcatgtgtcacaagattcgatgtgacggtgaatcttgaaaactttttggtttttggggtgaactaaacaaggccttacgtcGAAGCTTATGTTAAAATACTGTGAGAGAGAAACATTGTTCGTTGATTGAAAAGGCCACTGAAATGGTGCAGTTTCAACTTCTATGTAAGGTGCACACATCTAGAAGGGCGACTGAATTGATAGCCAGAACGATCAGAGCTTATGGTAGAGCTGAAATGTATCAAGAACCACTTCGTCAGATGCAACATTGGGAAAAGCCGACTGCGGAAGTCCTAAAACTGAACTATGATGGGTCTTCTATTCCAGGGAAGAAGAGTGACCACGGGAAGAGGGCGTGTTAACCACTTTCTTAATGCCTTTTAGGCCGAGTTGATTGCGTCCACGCTGCTATAAACTTGGGAATCGGGCTCCGTATTCTAGAGCTACAGATACGTTGATGGTTAAACAAGCTTTACAGATACGTTGATGGTTAAACAAGCTTTGCTGTCAGAGATGTATTCCTTGTCGGGCGCTTAGGGGTCTCGTGGAGGAGCTGAAATGCCCGACGGAGTCAAATTTTATTAGCTTGTGTTCATGTGTCGAGAAACTGTAATGGGGCAGCACATGTGCTAGCTGCTTTAGGTGTGGGTGGCGTTGAGGGGGAGGAACATGTCATGTAATGCCCCTGATAGCGTCGATGTAATTGTTGCTGATGATCTTTCATCACTTGGGCAATAAAATGTTcccagtttcaaaaaaaaagttacaCACAACTATCTATGGTacctacttaggccttgtttagttccaaaaaattttgggaaatcgacactgtagcactttcgtttgtatttgacaaatattgtccaatcatggactaattaggcttaaaagattcgtctcgtcaattccgactaaactgtgcaattagtttttattttcgtctatatttaatactccatgcatgtgtctaaagattcgatgtgacggggaatgtaaaaatttttgcaaaattttctgggaagtaaacaaggccttacttatTTTCAGTATCCGGCAGAAACAAAATTTCTGCAGACCTAGCATACCACTGTTCTTTTGACTCACGGATTCCTGCCCGTTTCAATGGCGATCTTACGCATCAGTACACAACTCATGTCAACTCAACTCATTTGAACACAAGCTCCCTATTCATTTCGCTGAAATTTAACTTGTGCTTATGTttatgctgatttgttgtgagaaaaaaatactgTTCGTTCACTGGAAAGTTTCTGCTAAAGAATTTTTTTCAACAATTTGCGCTGTTGGCCAGGTAACACACAACTAGAATCTAGATCTAGGAATAGATGGCAGCAATGACCATGGCTGCCTTAGCTTCATTATATAGGGAAAAGGCAAACTTGGTTTGCAAGAAGCTCCTCAACTACTACAGCATATTCCAACTGCCTAAAGCAGATACTGGGCATATTATAAATGCTAAGATAGGAGCTGAGATTAACTAGATAACTTAGAGAGTAGCACTAGGCTTAACTCTCCTCGCtgttttcattttatatttttttccaaAGGAAGAGTCATGCCTGCTTGTTCACAGAAGTGGAAACTTCAGCACTGCACATCGGGCATACCTGACACAGTCAAAGGATATAGATGTCAAAACTCAGATGCTTATCCATTATTCAGTTGCGTGTCCAAGTTGTGTTCAGAATAACAATGTTCTTGattaagttcaaaaaaaaaacaatgttcTTGATTGTTTTCTCATGCTAAGTGGTGTGTCTTAATAAAATGATAGAATCATAAAACCATTCCAAAATCCAATGTTTGTGAGAAGCCTTAAACATCATATTTAGAGAAGGATTtcagaagatatatatatggcgGTGCTTATACCTTTTTTAACTGCAGCCACTGGTTTATGCACTCAGAATGGTATGGGTGTTTGCAAGGAAGTGCAACTAATGACCCGCCTTCGTCAAACTCTACACGACAAATAACACATCTGCAAATGAGTTTGATTGGTTAGGATATCACTCTGCACACAGATAACATCTTTAAGGACAAAGCATAACAAAATGGTGTTCATACTGTTCCATGTTGCCATCTTGCTTGTCTTGTGCCTGGTAAGTTACCGAAGGTAATGAAGCAATAGTAGTATCAGCAGCAAGGCCTTTGCTTTCCATACCGACAACTTCGCCCAATGCAATTAGCTCCTGAGATCACCACACTCATGAAAGTTAAATAACACACCATCCAGGTTCTAGCTTTACACGGAAAGTAGAAAGAAAATGCACAAAACATCATGTTCTCTTCAACAAAAATAACTTGCCTCATAAGAGTATTCATCAGGGTCAACATCTTCCCATCCATCCTAAAGTTAAATGTCAGATATCATATTTATTCCGAGGAGATTTTACAATAAATATACCAAGAAAGGACTGTTTCCAAATAAAAGAATTTGTTTTCAATATGCATTTCAGATGGAAGCAGCTATATGATTGCTTCTCAATAGCCAATCATCAAGAGGAACATGAGAAGTCTCACTTCCAATTCAACTGTTTTGGAGTAAATTAACTAAAATTCCATTTCTtatcatcaagaagagtacACACTATCACTGTATTAATTCAGAGCACCGAGAAATGACGTATGTTTCACTAGCTTAAAGTTCCTGTGCTTGTATTATTACCAGCTATAATTTCTTTATGAAACTATCCGAAGGTACATAATAAATTAATAAGCTTTGTTCATGTTTGCCCAATCCCTAGCATTCCAGTCACAATCGACTCATGCAAAGATTAGATAGAAAATGTCATCTGTATATGAACCACCCCATCATCTTCGTCCTCCTCATCCCCAGCATCATACTGATCCACAGCGGCAGATTAAGCGGggaaaagaagatcaaaggtgaGTGAATTTCGACATCAGTCTGTACACTCACAATCACCGATTCCAACAAGCGCCATGGGTCTGTCGGCGACGTCGCGCTCCTCGGCATCCTGCAGGGCGCGCGCGAAGGCCTCGTCGTCCTCGCACTGCGAAGCATTCGCCACTGCCTCAAACTTCTGAATATCAGCCATCAAGGCCTCCTCTCCTCTGCCTCCAGTGCTTCCCGACGCGAGAGACCCGAGATGAGGTTATTCACCTCGGTCTCCAGTTCCTCGGCCTCCTTCTCGAGGGCACGAACTGTTGCGACGGACGCCTCAGCAGTCATCCGGGCTTTGGAGGCGTACGGCTCGTcgagggccgcggcggcggcggcgtcccccGATAAGAAGTGGGAGTAGCTCTGGGTGATGTAGACTAAGAGATCGTTGGATGGGCCGCGTGGGGCATCCAGGTCGTCTCCTTGGGCGTAGCAGAGGAGGGTGAGCCAGTGGAGTACGGCGAGCACCACCGGCCATGAGTGCGGGGTGCCGGGGGACTTGAGTGCGGAGTTGGTGACCTCGACGAGGAGACGGAGCGCCGCCTGGATGTCGCGCGCGGCGGGCAGAGGCCCCCCGGAGCGTGACGGCGGGGGCGAGGAATCCGTTGACGACGCGGAGCGCGGCGGCCTGCGTGGAGCGGTCGGAGAAGTTGGGGGCGGCGCCGACGCCCGCACCGGCGGTAGCGGGGCGGCTGCTGCAGAGGCTCGCGGCGTCGGAGTCGAGGTCGCGAATAAGGCTGCTGTCCGGCGCTgaggaagaggccgccagggaggGAGGGCTTGGGGAGCCGGCAGCCGCCGCCACGGCGCATGGTCGCCGCGGAGCTAgagcggcgccggcggcagGGAGAAAGCCCAGCGGGGCGTGGCGCGTGCGGCCGTGGGGTGCGGACTGCGGAGTGAGGACTGAGGCCATGGAACATTCTTGCTCCAGCGGTCAATGTTCGTGGATTCGATCTCGCTGGCATTGGATGAACGAACGACACTGAAGCACGACGTTTCCTCCTGGACCCTTGTGGGCTCTGCGCATCCAAGGAAGAAGACGGCTCCCCGGAAATTTGGAACCGCACTGGCATACTGGAGGGAACAGCTTACACAAGATTTAACAGAGGCAGGGCTGCTTCCTTCAAACCTCTCAACGATACTAGTATTTACATAGGTCAATTTGTTCGCAATCCCTTCTCAAGATCATACACGAAGAAGGAAAACGAAATCACACTACATGGATGGCCAccaatacaaaaaaaaaaaaaaaaaaaaaaaaaaaaaaaaaatccacggTGAGCCGCCATGGCCGCATGGCTGGCGGCAGGGAGGGAGGTCCTAACTACTCTGCAGACAGACAAGAACGGCGTGGGCGCTCTGCCCGGCCCGTGTGTCTAGACTCGAGGCTCTCTTCTACCAGCACTGGTCCGTCTCCCATGTGCGGCggggccggccgccgccgccgccgccgctccacgGGCGCTGCGCCACGGCCACGGCGCCGCGGTCGTAGCGCGCGCGGGTGTCCGGGTCGGAGAGCGTGGCGTAGGCGTCGTGGAGGCGGACGAACTCCGCGGCGGCGCCGGGCGCGGGCGCCACGTCCGGGTGCCGCTCCCGCGCCAGGCGCCGGTACGCGGCCTTGAT
This window of the Sorghum bicolor cultivar BTx623 chromosome 7, Sorghum_bicolor_NCBIv3, whole genome shotgun sequence genome carries:
- the LOC8058040 gene encoding uncharacterized protein LOC8058040, which gives rise to MASVLTPQSAPHGRTRHAPLGFLPAAGAALAPRRPCAVAAAAGSPSPPSLAASSSAPDSSLIRDLDSDAASLCSSRPATAGAGVGAAPNFSDRSTQAAALRVVNGFLAPAVTLRGASARRARHPGGAPSPRRGDDLDAPRGPSNDLLVYITQSYSHFLSGDAAAAAALDEPYASKARMTAEATGGRGEEALMADIQKFEAVANASQCEDDEAFARALQDAEERDVADRPMALVGIGDLIDGWEDVDPDEYSYEELIALGEVVGMESKGLAADTTIASLPSVTYQAQDKQDGNMEQCVICRVEFDEGGSLVALPCKHPYHSECINQWLQLKKVCPMCSAEVSTSVNKQA
- the LOC8058042 gene encoding chaperone protein dnaJ 11, chloroplastic, producing the protein MISAPLRVSAPKAAVGGGSFLFGGASYVDSKPSKIKIRCAAAAAPAVGRGGAAAAAATLYEVLGLRAGATGREIKAAYRRLARERHPDVAPAPGAAAEFVRLHDAYATLSDPDTRARYDRGAVAVAQRPWSGGGGGGRPRRTWETDQCW